In one window of Haloimpatiens sp. FM7315 DNA:
- a CDS encoding DNA alkylation repair protein, which translates to MNMENLKNIKWNNQTFNEFREMLYSLKDEEYKSFNEKIIPNIGKNIGIRTPVLKEIGKKLKQSDQVLKMYNFLDEEDIYEEKVLQGYLLPNLRYSDTKELFNNIDLYILRIDNWALCDGFVVNLKEAVNSNKESFFVRVKKYIRSNNPWEIRFGLVLLNNYFVDEKHIEDIFLLVKYINNNDYYVSMAIAWLMSTCYFFNKFLTLEFVTSEKLNKECIVKTLQKILESKKITDKDSAQLKNLKKKYI; encoded by the coding sequence ATGAATATGGAAAATCTAAAAAACATTAAATGGAATAATCAAACTTTTAATGAATTTAGAGAAATGCTATATTCTTTAAAAGATGAGGAGTATAAAAGCTTTAATGAAAAGATAATTCCTAATATAGGAAAAAACATTGGGATCAGAACTCCTGTTTTAAAAGAAATAGGAAAAAAATTAAAGCAAAGTGATCAGGTTTTAAAAATGTACAATTTCTTAGATGAAGAAGATATATACGAAGAAAAAGTTCTGCAAGGCTATCTTCTTCCTAATTTAAGATATTCAGACACTAAGGAACTTTTTAATAATATAGATTTATATATTTTGAGAATTGATAATTGGGCCTTATGTGATGGTTTTGTTGTTAATCTAAAAGAAGCTGTTAATAGTAATAAAGAAAGTTTTTTTGTAAGAGTTAAAAAATATATAAGAAGTAATAATCCTTGGGAAATAAGATTTGGTTTAGTTTTATTAAACAATTATTTTGTAGATGAAAAACATATTGAGGATATTTTTTTACTTGTTAAGTATATAAATAATAATGACTATTATGTAAGCATGGCTATAGCTTGGCTTATGAGTACTTGTTATTTTTTCAATAAGTTTTTAACTTTAGAGTTTGTAACTAGCGAAAAATTAAATAAAGAATGCATAGTAAAGACACTACAAAAAATACTTGAATCTAAGAAGATTACTGATAAAGATTCGGCACAGTTAAAAAATTTAAAGAAGAAATATATTTAA
- a CDS encoding VanW family protein: protein MSKNKKNSKKISLIVIAVIVFFLGLITYLYSDITSYKNLIFKGVTVGGVDLSGKTKNEALDLLKKGHDNAIKNNKITIKVKAKSYNIRYSDLQPRCNYDELLDKVYAYGREENFIKKLYTIKFGKNKEFEFNFDYDDEPIKKLISEIEKEINKEPEDAAIKNLKSGDLSIIPEKNGEKLLSAKLSNQIRENIKKENLKSFKLEAPVEVRKPKITKEKLKNIDSLITSFSTSYGTSSYERATNIKIATASINGYVLMPGEVFSFNEVVGKRTAEKGYESAGVIIGNKLESGLGGGVCQVSSTLYNAVLNAGLNSVERVHHTFPSSYVKMGRDATVDYGNIDYKFKNSFNHPIYIEGHAGGGVINFNIYGSKDLKSQTYTIESEVYKTIEVTTDFKDDPNLEVGKTEQVQKPHKGFKVKVYRSKYVNGEFISKEVISDDYYKPVNEVVKRGTKKIEETDLDNKEKSDKEKLDEKNKTDKTDENMKKEENKDKAEEENKKTDDVEYNSNKTKKE from the coding sequence ATGTCAAAAAACAAGAAAAATAGTAAAAAAATATCATTAATTGTAATAGCAGTTATAGTGTTTTTTTTAGGACTAATTACTTATTTATATTCTGATATAACAAGTTATAAAAATTTAATTTTTAAAGGAGTTACTGTAGGAGGGGTAGACCTATCTGGAAAGACCAAAAATGAGGCTTTAGATTTATTAAAAAAAGGCCATGATAATGCAATAAAAAATAATAAAATTACTATAAAAGTAAAGGCTAAATCATATAATATTCGATATTCAGATTTACAACCTAGATGTAACTACGATGAATTGTTGGACAAGGTGTATGCTTATGGTAGAGAAGAAAATTTTATTAAAAAATTGTATACAATTAAGTTTGGAAAAAATAAAGAATTTGAATTTAATTTTGATTATGATGATGAGCCTATAAAAAAATTAATAAGCGAGATTGAAAAAGAAATAAATAAAGAACCAGAAGATGCAGCTATTAAGAATTTGAAATCAGGAGATTTATCTATAATACCTGAAAAAAATGGTGAAAAGTTATTGTCTGCAAAATTAAGCAATCAGATTAGAGAAAATATAAAAAAAGAAAATTTAAAAAGTTTTAAATTAGAAGCACCTGTAGAAGTTAGAAAGCCAAAGATTACCAAAGAAAAATTAAAAAATATAGATTCATTAATTACCTCATTTAGTACAAGTTATGGAACATCTTCTTATGAGAGAGCAACTAATATAAAAATAGCTACAGCAAGTATTAATGGATATGTGTTAATGCCAGGAGAGGTTTTTAGTTTTAATGAAGTAGTTGGCAAGAGAACAGCTGAAAAAGGTTATGAAAGCGCTGGAGTCATAATTGGCAACAAGTTAGAATCAGGTTTAGGTGGTGGAGTGTGCCAAGTATCTTCTACTCTTTACAATGCTGTATTAAATGCTGGTTTGAATTCTGTTGAGAGAGTTCATCATACTTTCCCTTCAAGTTATGTAAAGATGGGAAGAGATGCTACAGTTGATTATGGAAATATAGATTATAAGTTTAAGAATTCATTCAATCATCCAATATATATAGAGGGGCATGCAGGTGGTGGAGTTATAAACTTTAATATTTATGGAAGTAAAGATCTAAAAAGTCAGACCTATACTATAGAAAGTGAAGTATATAAAACCATAGAAGTAACTACTGATTTTAAAGATGACCCTAATTTGGAGGTTGGCAAAACTGAACAAGTTCAAAAACCACATAAAGGATTCAAAGTAAAAGTATATAGAAGTAAATATGTTAATGGGGAATTTATAAGTAAAGAAGTTATTTCAGATGATTATTATAAACCGGTAAATGAGGTAGTTAAAAGAGGAACTAAAAAAATAGAAGAAACGGATTTAGATAATAAAGAAAAAAGTGATAAAGAAAAATTGGATGAAAAGAATAAGACAGATAAAACTGATGAAAATATGAAAAAAGAGGAAAATAAAGATAAGGCTGAGGAAGAAAACAAAAAAACAGATGATGTAGAATATAATTCAAATAAAACTAAAAAAGAATAA
- a CDS encoding AAA family ATPase: MNDDLELINKIIINMEKVIIGKTLEIRNIMKGIISNGHILIEDVPGVGKTMLVKSLAKSLKLSYSRIQFTPDLLPSDITGVSIYNPKNMDFEFKKGPVFSNIILADEINRTSPKTQAALLEVMEERQVSEGNQVYKLNKPFIVLATQNPIECEGTYVLPEAQLDRFMIKVKIGYPDDNSELKILDIYKENEPLEDLKAISDIDDILLLQQKVREIYVSQNIKKYIINIVNATRNNKGLILGASTRATLSLLRISQANALINGRKFVIPEDVKENAIPVLSHRLILSPSAKINNYTTQNIVEEILSTILIPRDDNYDKNK; the protein is encoded by the coding sequence GTGAATGATGATTTAGAACTAATTAATAAAATTATAATTAATATGGAGAAAGTTATAATAGGTAAAACTTTAGAAATTAGAAATATAATGAAAGGAATAATTTCAAATGGGCACATACTTATCGAAGATGTCCCAGGTGTTGGTAAAACCATGCTAGTTAAATCCTTAGCAAAATCCTTGAAATTGTCCTACAGTAGAATACAATTTACTCCGGATTTATTGCCTTCGGATATTACAGGGGTGTCAATATATAATCCTAAGAACATGGATTTTGAATTTAAAAAAGGACCAGTGTTTTCAAATATTATATTAGCAGATGAAATTAATAGAACTTCTCCTAAAACTCAGGCAGCACTTCTTGAAGTTATGGAGGAACGACAAGTTTCAGAGGGGAATCAGGTTTATAAATTGAATAAACCATTTATAGTACTGGCTACTCAAAATCCTATAGAGTGTGAAGGAACTTATGTCTTGCCTGAAGCTCAATTAGACAGATTTATGATTAAGGTAAAAATAGGTTATCCAGATGATAATTCAGAACTTAAAATACTTGATATATATAAAGAGAATGAACCTTTAGAGGATTTGAAAGCTATTTCAGATATAGATGATATATTGTTATTGCAACAAAAAGTTAGAGAAATATATGTAAGTCAGAATATAAAAAAATATATAATCAACATAGTAAATGCAACTAGAAACAATAAGGGCTTAATTTTAGGAGCAAGCACTAGAGCAACATTATCACTTCTTAGAATTTCACAGGCTAATGCATTGATTAATGGAAGAAAATTTGTTATTCCAGAAGATGTAAAAGAGAATGCTATACCTGTTTTGAGTCACAGACTTATATTATCACCATCTGCTAAAATTAATAACTACACTACTCAGAATATAGTAGAGGAAATATTAAGTACTATATTAATTCCAAGGGACGATAATTATGATAAGAATAAATAA
- a CDS encoding DUF58 domain-containing protein → MIRINKGFIICTALAFVFAFLFGGNLPYTIFYVLIVSLMIQCIYIQKISKDIYLGIDRLNERYSVGDKCTLNILVKNYSLPYVYVENTVLKKFSNNYNGHCLFLDSSGSELIKIDVEFKNRGIYDLGKFHLCIYDIFNFFYMKKDKHVEDAFIKIYPKIHTINKKILLGGGSLKAISINKNCKDNYSCIKDVRKYVTGDSLKKIHWKLSAKHRELYVKNYEDEYGERCCVFLDVNKKIYRIKTMI, encoded by the coding sequence ATGATAAGAATAAATAAAGGGTTTATAATTTGCACTGCACTTGCGTTTGTTTTTGCTTTTTTGTTTGGAGGGAATCTTCCATATACTATATTCTATGTCTTAATAGTTTCCTTAATGATACAGTGTATATATATACAGAAAATATCCAAAGATATTTATTTAGGTATAGATAGATTAAATGAAAGGTATAGTGTGGGAGATAAATGCACTTTAAATATTTTGGTTAAGAATTACAGTCTCCCTTACGTATATGTAGAAAATACAGTTTTAAAGAAATTTAGTAATAATTATAATGGACATTGCCTATTTTTAGATTCTAGTGGAAGTGAACTCATAAAAATAGATGTAGAGTTTAAGAATAGAGGAATTTACGATTTAGGAAAGTTTCATCTTTGTATATATGATATATTTAATTTCTTTTATATGAAAAAGGACAAGCATGTAGAGGATGCCTTTATTAAGATTTACCCGAAAATTCATACAATTAATAAGAAAATTCTTTTGGGAGGTGGGAGCCTAAAGGCAATAAGCATAAATAAAAATTGCAAGGATAATTATAGCTGCATAAAAGATGTAAGAAAATATGTAACTGGTGATAGTTTGAAAAAAATACACTGGAAGCTTAGTGCAAAGCATAGAGAGTTATATGTAAAAAATTATGAAGATGAATATGGTGAGAGATGCTGTGTGTTTTTAGATGTAAATAAAAAAATTTACAGGATAAAGACTATGATTTGA
- a CDS encoding transglutaminase-like domain-containing protein, which translates to MIYSKKEDKEFQTFSEDEIIDESKNTDIMDIDTVKSNYNNYLKVPKSVPKRVYELVNKITSGASNNTEKIQKIKSYLSKNYKYTTDTFDLPKGKDFVDYFLFEYKKGYCTYFSSAMCIMSRIAGMPSRYVEGYKTNKKMNIQLLLVLPMRRLTHGVKF; encoded by the coding sequence ATGATATATTCCAAGAAAGAAGATAAAGAGTTTCAGACCTTTAGTGAGGATGAAATTATAGATGAATCTAAAAATACAGATATAATGGATATTGATACAGTAAAAAGTAACTATAATAATTACCTTAAGGTTCCAAAATCTGTGCCTAAAAGAGTGTATGAATTAGTTAACAAAATAACAAGTGGAGCTTCTAACAATACTGAGAAAATTCAAAAAATCAAGAGCTATTTGAGCAAAAACTATAAATACACTACTGATACTTTTGATTTACCAAAAGGTAAGGATTTTGTAGACTATTTTTTGTTTGAATATAAAAAGGGGTATTGTACTTATTTTTCAAGTGCTATGTGTATAATGAGTAGAATAGCTGGAATGCCATCAAGGTATGTTGAAGGATATAAGACAAATAAAAAAATGAATATTCAGCTTTTACTAGTATTACCAATGAGGAGGCTCACGCATGGTGTGAAGTTTTAG
- a CDS encoding tRNA (cytidine(34)-2'-O)-methyltransferase, with protein MKLDSNLLNIALFQPEIPQNTGNIGRTSVLTNSKLHLIKPLGFSIDDKQIKRCGLDYWPHVNLELHESYEDMREKYKDSTFYFITTHGENNYAEVEFKPGDFVIFGRESCGLPDYIRESDKERCIRVPMIDTTTRSLNLSNTVAIVAYEALRQMGFPHMK; from the coding sequence ATAAAATTGGACTCAAATTTATTAAACATAGCTTTATTTCAACCAGAAATTCCACAAAATACTGGTAATATAGGAAGGACTTCTGTATTAACTAATTCTAAACTTCATTTGATAAAACCTTTGGGATTTAGTATAGATGATAAACAGATAAAGAGATGTGGGCTTGATTATTGGCCTCATGTAAACTTAGAATTACATGAATCCTATGAAGATATGAGAGAAAAATATAAAGATTCTACTTTCTATTTTATAACTACTCATGGTGAGAATAATTATGCTGAGGTTGAATTTAAACCTGGTGATTTCGTAATATTTGGAAGAGAATCCTGTGGACTTCCAGATTATATAAGAGAAAGTGATAAAGAAAGATGTATAAGAGTACCTATGATAGATACTACTACTAGATCTTTAAATTTATCTAATACAGTTGCTATAGTTGCTTATGAAGCATTAAGACAAATGGGCTTTCCACACATGAAATAG